The Huiozyma naganishii CBS 8797 chromosome 1, complete genome genome window below encodes:
- the RPS9A gene encoding 40S ribosomal protein uS4 (similar to Saccharomyces cerevisiae RPS9B (YBR189W) and RPS9A (YPL081W); ancestral locus Anc_8.554) — MPRAPRTYSKTYSTPKRPYESSRLDAELKLAGEFGLKNKREIYRISFQLSKIRRAARDLLTRDEKDPKRLFEGNALIRRLVRIGVLSEDKKKLDYVLALKVEDFLERRLQTQVYKLGLAKSVHHARVLISQRHIAVGKQIVNIPSFMVRLDSEKHIDFAATSPFGGARPGRVARKNAGKISGDAEEAAEDEE; from the exons ATGCCAA GAGCCCCAAGAACTTACTCTAAGACTTACTCTACTCCAAAGAGACCTTACGAATCTTCCCGTTTGGACGCCGAATTGAAGTTGGCTGGTGAATTCGGTCtaaagaacaagagagagattTACAGAATCTCCTTCCAATTGTCTAAGATCAGAAGAGCCGCCAGAGACTTGTTGACCAGAGACGAAAAGGACCCAAAGAGACTTTTCGAAGGTAATGCCTTGATCAGAAGATTGGTGAGAATCGGTGTTTTGTCCGaagacaagaagaagctgGATTACGTCTTGGCTTTGAAAGTCGAggatttcttggaaagaAGACTGCAAACCCAAGTCTACAAGCTGGGTTTGGCCAAGTCTGTCCACCACGCCAGAGTCTTGATCTCTCAAAGACACATCGCTGTTGGTAAGCAAATCGTCAACATCCCATCTTTCATGGTCAGATTGGACTCTGAAAAGCACATTGACTTCGCTGCTACTTCTCCATTCGGTGGTGCCAGACCAGGTAGAGTTGCCAGAAAGAACGCTGGTAAGATCTCTGGTGACGCTGAAGAAGCCGCTGAAGACGAAGAATAA
- the RPL21B gene encoding 60S ribosomal protein eL21 (similar to Saccharomyces cerevisiae RPL21A (YBR191W) and RPL21B (YPL079W); ancestral locus Anc_8.553) — protein sequence MGKSHGYRSRTRYMFQRDFRKHGAVALSTYLKVYKVGDIVDIKANGSIQKGMPHKFYQGKTGVVYNVTKSSVGVIINKMVGNRYLEKRLNLRVEHIKHSKCRAEFLERVKANAAKRVEAKAQGVAVQLKRQPAQPREARVVSTEGNIPQTLAPVPYETFI from the exons ATGGGTAAATC TCACGGTTACAGATCTCGTACTCGTTACATGTTCCAACGTGACTTCAGGAAGCACGGGGCCGTCGCCTTGTCTACCTACCTGAAGGTCTACAAAGTTGGTGACATTGTCGACATCAAGGCCAACGGTTCCATCCAGAAGGGTATGCCACACAAGTTCTACCAAGGTAAGACCGGTGTCGTCTACAACGTCACCAAGTCCTCTGTCGgtgtcatcatcaacaagatGGTCGGTAACAGATACCTTGAAAAGAGATTGAACTTGAGAGTCGAGCACATCAAGCACTCCAAGTGTAGAGCTGAGTTCTTGGAAAGAGTCAAGGCCAACGCTGCCAAGAGAGTTGAGGCCAAGGCCCAAGGTGTTGCCgtccaattgaagagacaGCCAGCCCAGCCAAGAGAAGCCCGTGTTGTTTCCACCGAAGGTAACATCCCACAAACCTTGGCTCCAGTGCCATACGAAACCTTCATTTAA
- the ATP4 gene encoding F1F0 ATP synthase subunit 4 (similar to Saccharomyces cerevisiae ATP4 (YPL078C); ancestral locus Anc_8.549) yields the protein MSLRALALRPTARVLLNRSAVGGTVRCFSVSTRVNSKSGVPEDPKTKAQSIIDALPGNSVLSKTGILGTSAAAAIYAISNELYVINEESILLLSFLTVGALMAKFAAPAYNTFAEARMKKVADVLNASRERHVSAVKERIDSVSELTNVSQITKVLFDVSKETVELEAKAFELKQKVDLAQHARSVLDSWVRYEASLRQLEQRKTVEALIAKVQSELDNPKFQDKILQQSIADVEKVFSTLK from the coding sequence ATGAGTCTACGTGCATTGGCGTTAAGACCTACTGCTAGGGTTCTTTTGAATCGGTCCGCTGTTGGTGGGACAGTCCGGTGCTTCTCTGTATCGACGAGGGTGAATTCGAAGTCTGGTGTTCCAGAGGACCCAAAGACCAAGGCGCAGTCGATCATCGATGCGTTGCCTGGGAACAGTGTCCTGTCGAAGACGGGGATCTTGGGGACTTCCGCTGCGGCAGCGATCTACGCGATATCTAATGAGCTGTACGTGATCAACGAGGAGTCCATTTTGCTGCTGAGTTTCTTGACCGTCGGGGCGCTGATGGCGAAGTTTGCAGCTCCAGCTTATAACACTTTTGCAGAGGCGAGAATGAAGAAAGTCGCAGATGTGCTGAATGCGTCCAGAGAGAGGCATGTCAGCGCGGTTAAGGAGAGAATCGATTCCGTGTCTGAGCTAACCAACGTCTCCCAGATTACAAAAGTCTTGTTCGACGTCTCGAAGGAGACCGTGGAGCTGGAGGCCAAGGCGTTCGAATTGAAGCAGAAAGTCGACCTGGCTCAGCATGCTAGGTCTGTTTTGGACTCGTGGGTCAGATACGAGGCGTCGCTGCGCCAATTGGAGCAGAGAAAGACCGTAGAGGCGTTGATAGCCAAGGTGCAATCAGAACTGGACAACCCTAAATTCCAGGACAAAATCTTACAACAGTCCATCGCTGACGTGGAAAAAGTGTTTAGTACTTTGAAGTAG
- the KNAG0A01930 gene encoding uncharacterized protein (similar to Saccharomyces cerevisiae YBR197C and YPL077C; ancestral locus Anc_8.546) — MSNYLTDTGSETGQSVLLHLPVPSRRVSKVLTNEQDGYKEDNEDEGEEDEEEYDEDDLDMDLFGSKYMQTPLATTTTTTSTTTDGGRLVDEEADYEDYAGNADDEDEDGEGNSINNDMQYKVVARTLPNTDIFVQCEFDNSDIASSRYSRLASGGGQHLPRRHSKTVKPEASTGPELPHIAVSNFDESNENVQGNSAAEQPTQTSRRANNTETAGAPHPSQGFKPRRKQGISRLVTHPPVDTQDKLFADIEQLDSIKRDVEEIGLYESFPPGFEGKLLKLRQGHLKLVQQLRLKNQKMEEQKRHQLQASALSKIQSHKTNGTLSEYEYTADAAASRASNSSTAAGAATTNTATTTDANNIAHTLSSSPSANMVTDTMAMNSIMDNPETIKNMSSLIDTIKSL; from the coding sequence ATGTCCAATTACCTCACGGATACAGGGTCTGAAACGGGTCAGTCAGTGCTACTCCATCTCCCAGTACCGTCCCGTAGGGTGAGCAAAGTGCTTACCAATGAACAGGACGGGTACAAAGAAGATAACGAGGATGAGGGTGAggaggatgaggaagagTATGACGAGGACGATTTAGATATGGACCTTTTCGGTTCGAAATACATGCAAACACCGCTAGCCACTACGACCACCACCACGAGCACGACAACGGATGGTGGTCGTTTGGTCGATGAGGAGGCCGATTACGAGGATTACGCGGGTAATGctgacgatgaggacgaggacggCGAAGGTAACAGTATCAATAACGATATGCAGTACAAAGTAGTGGCGCGGACGCTCCCGAACACGGATATATTTGTGCAGTGCGAGTTTGACAACAGCGATATCGCATCTTCAAGGTACAGCAGGCTTGCCTCGGGTGGTGGCCAACACTTGCCCAGGCGGCATTCCAAAACGGTGAAACCAGAGGCATCCACTGGGCCCGAGCTCCCGCATATCGCTGTTTCCAACTTTGACGAGTCGAACGAGAATGTACAGGGCAACAGTGCGGCGGAACAACCAACGCAGACCTCTCGTCGTGCCAACAACACTGAGACTGCGGGTGCTCCACATCCATCCCAGGGGTTCAAACCGCGCAGGAAACAAGGAATCTCGCGGTTGGTAACGCACCCGCCCGTGGACACTCAAGACAAGCTCTTTGCGGACATCGAGCAGCTGGATAGCATCAAGAGAGACGTCGAGGAGATTGGCCTGTACGAGTCCTTCCCGCCTGGGTTCGAGGGGAAACTGCTGAAGCTACGCCAGGGCCACCTCAAACTCGTACAGCAGCTGCGGTTGAAGAACCAGAAAATGGAGGAGCAGAAACGGCACCAACTGCAGGCCTCCGCACTGTCAAAAATCCAGTCACACAAGACGAACGGCACGCTGTCGGAGTACGAGTACACGGCAGACGCGGCGGCCAGCCGTGCATCAAACAGCTCCACTGCGGCGGGCGCGGCGACTACCAATACAGCGACGACTACAGACGCCAACAACATAGCGCACACGCTCTCGTCGAGCCCCTCGGCGAACATGGTGACGGACACAATGGCAATGAACAGCATCATGGACAACCCAGAGACGATCAAGAACATGTCCAGTCTCATAGACACCATCAAGAGCTTGTGA
- the GPI2 gene encoding phosphatidylinositol N-acetylglucosaminyltransferase (similar to Saccharomyces cerevisiae GPI2 (YPL076W); ancestral locus Anc_8.545) encodes MDEQDVARQSSQANRSRKPWERLLWLKQEYPDNYTDPNFVRFMTTFPLTQYNYDYEVIRQDFMNFYFIILNKCFVFITFGYVYDYEYDPVPLCAAVTFFTAAWSIYQMRGQVLQSLKPCVIITFTLLTISPVLKSLSKSTSSDSIWTISFWLTLYYLFTVFKSMAGTNRSRNLSTNVLLMNVTLLSSRLATTTQVFCFLLLCIQINVILPRLVNLSSFAISLVSNVVVYSYISVTLNMPATIVFGVFSLLFIGVLPRLFWYWETYYKCPTPEVLSFWDASVPILD; translated from the coding sequence ATGGATGAGCAAGATGTGGCGAGACAGTCCTCCCAAGCAAACAGGTCTAGGAAACCTTGGGAACGTTTACTGTGGTTGAAACAAGAGTATCCTGACAACTACACTGACCCGAATTTCGTGCGCTTTATGACGACTTTCCCCCTGACACAGTACAATTACGACTACGAGGTGATCCGTCAAGATTTTATGAATTTCTACTTCAtcattttgaacaaatGCTTTGTGTTTATCACTTTTGGTTACGTGTACGACTACGAGTACGACCCAGTACCACTGTGTGCCGCGGTGACATTTTTCACTGCCGCGTGGTCTATCTACCAGATGAGGGGTCAAGTGTTACAGAGCTTAAAACCGTGTGTGATAATCACATTTACACTGCTTACAATCTCCCCCGTGTTGAAATCGCTGTCGAAGAGCACGTCATCGGACTCCATATGGACAATATCGTTCTGGTTAACACTGTACTACCTGTTTACGGTCTTCAAGAGCATGGCGGGTACCAACAGAAGCCGGAACCTGAGCACCAATGTACTACTGATGAACGTGACGCTGCTTTCGTCGAGACTAGCGACCACCACGCAGGTGTTCTGCTTCTTACTCCTCTGCATCCAAATCAACGTGATTCTACCACGGCTGGTCAACCTGTCCAGTTTCGCAATCTCACTCGTCTCCAACGTCGTCGTCTACAGCTACATCAGTGTCACACTAAACATGCCCGCTACGATTGTCTTCGGCGTGTTTTCTCTACTGTTTATAGGCGTGCTGCCCAGGCTGTTCTGGTACTGGGAGACCTACTACAAGTGCCCCACACCCGAGGTGCTCTCCTTCTGGGACGCGAGCGTCCCCATCCTGGACTAG
- the GCR1 gene encoding transcription regulator GCR1 (similar to Saccharomyces cerevisiae GCR1 (YPL075W); ancestral locus Anc_8.543) produces the protein MYHSNQFSQSLQSDSNDTDPNDNASTNKLQSYLSQQEQQSQTSSSHTTANFYAITQYILQSYFKVEINSLSSLRLIDMIVDQTYPDSLTLRKLNDSNSYQTYQYFNTISRDPDISRCPIFALSVYFVIRWSHPNPSITINNCNSIKLLDANLITYDSDPLQYIQNHLNGNINSTERIQRSTVFEPSRDLIDLVFPWLPMFRQDMHLIDRTNYKLHSLCELFEFMGRIIVQDLRYLNQHALLLPNIVSFMSKFIPDLFQNSNFRGVNSAGASVNNNIDSTANVPEDTGAINPIFNQRAPDVPEGSDPYIQMFNETNDKLNEKVDTRFSELSQKMTTETIRLSQQVNQLKSDLNSLTSMCTQILQGQRQMFSGQLSNAANTPLPTNQYGNFASGSQNSPNNGVKLGGMSSLDRTSNNNTFTGDGITNLDALNSDENAARMNQRQTIAGMPPLDNFGAINTLGHQSQMRSFQQPRRPSIGSNSNRLSPQIKSNAQIQQELTKKRMLPLPASGSMSAHVGSPFSPTSPGNFTTAESPYTKRIRLENKPTPSQTALDMLLSRSVPSPKPPLPTTFRNERTAEQSQINSPTFLLNQPDASESDSESVSITSEPLMESAEQPGNVQHTGGDDSLHINEQSKQANSYPTSKEAHPPSERTLGSGDQQQRNNNTETSGEAQSAADVLSNQQPTLVTMGTKLPIVNSVTNTADSPLKVNKKKSSTGSGDRENKKSVMTPAKAGPNMNIKYKLSRENKTIWDLYAEWYIGINGHWSIKKLIEEYGYRRWKVSDDSHFFPTRRIIMDYIETECDRGIQLGRFTKIDQPREDIRKIIVSDVEKFRINNGLTLNSLSLYFRNLTKRNEEICIFKDFKTWGVKIMTDEEKTRYSKRKHLHTASGGSAKTQEDGESPETYFKDPLNLAMNPNNSNIPLKTLMTTSSFRDKVFRLQNTKPSPLAQTVPTGTDSGNSSASDSPQPTEEGPLQGSTRSQMNSPIKERTNNDDGMPAAGEAAPPQQSDPSALQNGAASNGTGASEGISDGTTNGDSNYITTHSSSGTPQVPPTTIADISLGAQLVPGNDSPFSPSSATAVSQDSARM, from the coding sequence ATGTACCATTCAAACCAATTCTCACAGTCACTTCAAAGTGACAGTAATGACACAGATCCCAATGACAATGCAAGTACTAACAAATTACAATCTTATCTTTCACAACAGGAACAGCAATCGCAGACAAGTAGTTCCCATACCACGGCAAACTTCTACGCCATAACACAGTACATCCTACAATCTTACTTCAAAGTAGAAATCAACAGTCTTTCGTCCCTTAGACTTATAGACATGATAGTGGACCAGACGTACCCAGATTCGCTCACTTTAAGAAAACTAAACGATTCAAACTCATACCAGACATACCAGTACTTCAACACTATATCCAGAGACCCGGACATCTCGAGGTGTCCCATATTTGCTCTCTCAGTATACTTCGTCATACGATGGTCGCACCCTAATCCATCCATTACAATAAACAACTGTAACTCAATAAAGTTGCTAGACGCAAATCTGATCACGTACGACTCGGACCCTCTTCAGTACATTCAAAACCACTTGAATGGGAATATAAACTCAACGGAGAGGATACAGCGGTCTACCGTGTTTGAACCGTCACGGGACTTGATTGATTTGGTGTTTCCCTGGTTACCAATGTTCAGGCAAGACATGCACCTTATCGATAGAACAAATTACAAGTTACACTCGCTGTGTGAACTGTTTGAGTTTATGGGTAGGATTATAGTACAAGATTTAAGATACTTGAACCAGCACGCACTGCTGCTACCGAACATCGTATCATTCATGTCCAAATTCATACCAGATCTGTTCCAAAATAGCAATTTTAGGGGAGTCAACAGTGCTGGAGCTTctgtaaataataatatcgACTCAACGGCCAACGTCCCAGAAGATACAGGGGCGATCAACCCAATATTTAACCAACGAGCACCAGATGTGCCTGAAGGCAGTGACCCTTATATTCAAATGTTCAACGAAACGAACGACAAGTTGAACGAAAAAGTGGATACAAGGTTTTCAGAACTATCCCAAAAGATGACCACGGAGACAATACGACTGAGTCAGCAAGTGAATCAATTAAAATCAGATCTTAACTCGCTGACCTCAATGTGCACGCAAATCTTGCAAGGTCAGCGGCAGATGTTTTCGGGACAACTGAGCAATGCGGCGAACACGCCCTTGCCCACAAACCAGTACGGGAACTTTGCTTCTGGTTCACAGAACTCCCCCAATAATGGCGTGAAACTAGGAGGTATGTCATCACTGGACAGAACCTCTAACAATAATACATTCACCGGTGATGGTATAACAAATTTAGACGCACTGAATTCAGATGAGAATGCTGCACGCATGAACCAAAGACAAACGATTGCAGGTATGCCCCCCTTGGACAATTTTGGAGCCATTAATACACTCGGCCACCAATCACAAATGAGATCCTTCCAACAACCTCGCAGGCCATCTATAGGTTCCAACTCTAACCGGTTGTCTCCTCAAATAAAGTCGAATGCCCAAATACAGCAAGAGCTTACGAAGAAAAGGATGTTACCATTGCCTGCTTCCGGCTCCATGAGCGCACACGTTGGGTCCCCATTTTCACCTACATCGCCAGGAAATTTCACCACTGCTGAATCTCCTTATACAAAGAGGATCAGACTAGAAAATAAACCTACCCCATCACAAACGGCATTGGATATGCTGCTGTCGAGGTCTGTTCCGAGCCCGAAGCCCCCATTACCCACTACTTTCAGAAACGAAAGGACTGCCGAACAATCCCAAATAAACTCGCCGACGTTCCTGCTCAATCAACCTGATGCATCCGAATCAGATTCTGAGTCTGTTAGTATTACTTCGGAACCATTAATGGAGTCTGCTGAACAGCCAGGAAATGTGCAACATACGGGAGGCGACGATAGTTTACACATTAACGAACAATCGAAGCAGGCCAATTCTTACCCTACCAGTAAAGAGGCACATCCTCCTAGTGAGAGAACTCTCGGGAGTGGagaccaacagcaacgaaacaacaacactgAAACTTCCGGTGAAGCACAATCAGCTGCAGATGTATTGTCGAATCAGCAACCCACGCTTGTCACAATGGGCACAAAACTCCCGATAGTAAATTCAGTGACGAATACGGCAGACAGCCCGCTCAAGgtaaacaaaaagaaatccTCTACAGGATCTGGTGATAGAGAAAATAAGAAGAGTGTCATGACTCCTGCTAAAGCTGGCCCGAACATGAACATCAAGTACAAGTTATCACGGGAGAACAAGACCATCTGGGATTTATACGCCGAGTGGTACATTGGGATTAATGGTCACTGGTCGATCAAAAAACTTATCGAGGAGTACGGTTACCGGCGTTGGAAAGTGAGTGACGattctcatttttttccgACAAGGAGGATTATAATGGACTATATCGAAACGGAATGTGATAGAGGTATACAGCTCGGGAGGTTTACCAAGATAGACCAACCAAGAGAGGACATCCGGAAAATTATTGTGAGTGATGTTGAGAAGTTCAGGATCAACAACGGGCTGACGTTGAACTCATTGTCCCTGTACTTCAGGAATCTGACAAAACGGAATGAGGAAATTTGCATATTCAAGGACTTCAAAACATGGGGGGTTAAGATAATGACGGATGAGGAGAAAACCCGGTACAGCAAGCGGAAGCATTTACACACGGCGAGCGGTGGCAGTGCGAAAACGCAAGAAGATGGCGAGTCGCCCGAAACTTACTTCAAAGATCCGCTCAATCTCGCGATGAACCCGAACAATTCGAACATCCCGTTGAAGACGCTGATGACCACTTCATCCTTCCGCGACAAAGTTTTCAGATTACAGAACACAAAGCCCTCGCCGCTGGCGCAGACAGTACCGACAGGCACAGACAGCGGGAACTCCTCTGCCAGTGACAGTCCACAGCCCACAGAGGAGGGACCACTACAGGGTTCTACCAGATCGCAGATGAACTCCCCAATTAAGGAACGGACAAACAACGACGACGGGATGCCTGCTGCGGGAGAGGCGGCGCCACCGCAACAAAGTGATCCCTCTGCGCTACAGAATGGAGCTGCGAGTAATGGCACGGGTGCAAGCGAGGGAATATCTGACGGTACGACGAATGGCGACAGCAATTACATTACCACACACTCCAGCTCTGGGACGCCGCAGGTGCCACCTACAACCATTGCAGACATCTCCCTTGGAGCGCAGCTAGTTCCTGGGAACGACTCACCGTTTTCCCCATCTTCTGCGACGGCCGTTTCGCAGGACAGTGCCCGGATGTGA
- the YTA6 gene encoding putative AAA family ATPase YTA6 (similar to Saccharomyces cerevisiae YTA6 (YPL074W); ancestral locus Anc_8.542) — protein sequence MVQEKFIVPRNLTLSQCLELLYSVVLNQYENLKAECALIKKSQKYKNLSKLHKSLELLLEYVNDGLKRVEKSYAVQSGWGNYIKEHAEFKVIMEDFQILGHEIRVIRREVVDIMEENGTDKILGIWRINGSMKKKLEDEEKDTRVMQNAERIKEERRRDLEAAKLEREQKLKEQKLMEQQLEQQKERLLELRIKQQVETQMTEKLQEEKRMRKQLELKNEEKLEELRQKMLKNARELANQNKAAQAISSAKKERRSLDIQRASNTAREPAVTAPRRSLNAKPSKHISQRELNQSSVNKAAVLAWSSAQRNYTPENSNYKPTTSKPVRRATSVSVAPPVNVVRRKTEPLKIHVNKPLMKSPTLKSPATRKQPQLNASTNSAQGTTANGAYKVSSKILSSSVPSSPRIAQAGAKARSQSPPSALDPGWPIERRIAHIMKTLNGVDPIACQQIVNDIMITDSKVYWDDIAGLRGAKNALKEIVVYPFLRPDLFKGLREPISGMLLFGPPGTGKTMIAKAIATEANSTFFSISASSLLSKYLGESEKLVKALFYVAKRMAPSIIFIDEIDSLLGNRSDNENESSRRIKTELLIQWSELSSAAVRDEDGDTGTTNGDAAPDSRVLVLSATNLPWVIDEAARRRFTRRLYIPLPDPETRAYHLRKLMSKQRNGLLDEDFDEIVAATDGYSGSDITALAKEAAMEPIRDLGDKLMDANFDTIRPVNKQDFVNAMKTIKKSVSKDSLKQFNDWASHYGSVGS from the coding sequence ATGGTTCAAGAGAAGTTTATTGTGCCGCGAAATCTGACGCTGTCGCAATGTTTGGAGTTGCTTTATTCCGTCGTGCTAAACCAGTACGAAAATCTGAAGGCAGAGTGTGCCCTAATCAAGAAGTCTCAGAAGTACAAGAATCTGTCGAAGCTGCACAAATCGCTGGAGTTGCTGCTGGAGTATGTGAATGATGGGCTGAAGAGGGTGGAGAAGTCGTACGCGGTACAAAGCGGGTGGGGGAACTACATCAAGGAGCATGCAGAGTTCAAAGTGATTATGGAAGACTTCCAAATCCTGGGCCACGAGATAAGGGTTATCCGAAGAGAGGTTGTGGATATCATGGAGGAGAATGGGACGGACAAGATCCTTGGGATTTGGAGGATTAATGGgtcgatgaagaagaagttggaggatgaggagaaggacaCCAGAGTGATGCAGAATGCGGAACGGATAAAggaggaaagaagaagagaccTGGAGGCAGCTAAGCTGGAGAGAGAGcagaagttgaaggagcaGAAACTTATGGAACAGCAACTAGAACaacagaaagagaggcTGCTCGAGCTTAGGATCAAACAGCAGGTAGAGACGCAGATGACAGAAAAGTTACAAGAGGAGAAGCGGATGCGGAAACAGTtggagttgaagaacgaggaaaaactggaagagTTACGCCAGAAAATGCTCAAAAATGCAAGGGAGCTCGCCAATCAAAACAAGGCTGCACAGGCCATAAGCAGTGccaagaaagagagaagaagcCTGGATATTCAAAGGGCTTCCAACACCGCGAGGGAACCTGCTGTGACCGCCCCAAGAAGATCACTAAATGCGAAACCATCCAAGCATATTTCACAGAGGGAACTGAATCAGTCCAGTGTCAACAAGGCAGCCGTGTTGGCATGGTCATCTGCTCAACGGAACTACACACCAGAGAACAGCAACTACAAACCCACCACCAGCAAACCTGTTAGGAGAGCTACGTCAGTTTCAGTGGCACCACCAGTAAATGTCGTGAGACGCAAAACGGAACCGTTAAAGATTCACGTAAATAAGCCGCTGATGAAAAGTCCAACACTCAAGTCGCCAGCTACTAGAAAGCAACCACAATTAAATGCATCTACAAACTCTGCACAGGGGACAACTGCCAACGGTGCGTACAAAGTTTCTTCTAAAATACTATCGTCATCCGTTCCATCATCTCCGAGAATCGCACAAGCAGGAGCGAAAGCACGGTCGCAGTCGCCCCCGTCAGCACTGGACCCGGGATGGCCAATTGAAAGGCGTATAGCGCATATCATGAAGACATTAAACGGGGTAGATCCCATTGCATGCCAACAAATCGTAAACGACATCATGATCACAGATTCCAAAGTGTACTGGGACGATATTGCGGGTTTGAGGGGAGCCAAGAATGCCTTGAAAGAGATTGTTGTGTACCCGTTCTTGAGACCGGATCTGTTCAAAGGGTTGAGAGAACCCATCAGCGGGATGCTTCTGTTTGGACCCCCGGGCACAGGTAAAACAATGATTGCCAAAGCCATTGCTACAGAGGCCAATTCTACGTTTTTCAGCATAAGCGCCTCATCGTTGCTATCGAAGTATCTGGGTGAATCCGAAAAGCTGGTGAAGGCGCTGTTCTACGTCGCGAAGCGGATGGCTCCGTCCATCATTTTCATCGACGAGATTGATTCTTTATTGGGGAATAGATCTGATAACGAAAATGagtcttcaagaagaattAAGACGGAGTTACTCATACAATGGTCGGAACTTTCCAGTGCGGCAGTTCGCGACGAAGACGGAGACACCGGCACGACGAACGGCGACGCTGCGCCAGACAGTAGGGTGCTTGTTCTTTCCGCGACGAACTTGCCCTGGGTCATCGACGAGGCGGCAAGGAGAAGGTTTACGAGAAGGCTTTACATCCCGCTTCCTGACCCTGAAACCAGAGCATACCACCTGCGCAAGCTCATGTCTAAGCAGAGGAACGGgctgttggatgaagattttgatgaaatcgTGGCGGCGACCGATGGATATTCGGGGTCCGACATCACGGCGCTCGCGAAGGAGGCTGCCATGGAGCCGATCAGGGACCTTGGTGATAAGCTAATGGATGCCAATTTCGATACCATCCGGCCTGTCAACAAGCAGGATTTTGTTAACGCAATGAAAACCATCAAAAAATCGGTCTCAAAGGACTCGTTAAAACAATTCAACGATTGGGCCTCTCATTACGGGAGTGTTGGCTCTTGA